One Brachyspira suanatina DNA segment encodes these proteins:
- a CDS encoding SPOR domain-containing protein has product MELNQNPNMEEKGASINHNIGRKKTLYIVNFTPIRLLIFSISSVALILFIFVLGFHLGGSKPVHANNTDDSIAALMRNAQDSENMAATEVSSADMPNNDITALSEYDAAVNNNSIIREGNTSADRYNEYTQNLASELDAINENIKEKDTAGLAPNTTYTPPQQMASIAPVKTTTTTTKKSTVPYTRSSSADSIYFIQVAVGYDKDNTYSARDSLKAKFPKAFIKEETMSDGKMMYKLKVGRYETREEAQKALAEIKKIPAYKDSYIYSDKKVS; this is encoded by the coding sequence ATGGAGTTAAATCAAAATCCAAACATGGAAGAAAAAGGCGCTTCTATTAATCACAATATTGGCAGAAAAAAAACTCTTTATATAGTTAATTTTACCCCTATAAGATTATTGATATTTTCTATCAGTTCTGTTGCTTTAATTTTATTTATATTTGTATTAGGTTTTCATTTAGGCGGTTCAAAACCTGTTCATGCAAATAATACTGATGATTCTATTGCAGCTTTAATGAGAAATGCTCAGGACAGCGAAAATATGGCGGCAACAGAAGTAAGCAGTGCAGATATGCCTAATAATGATATTACAGCATTAAGCGAATATGATGCTGCAGTTAATAATAATAGCATTATTAGGGAAGGCAATACTTCAGCAGACAGATACAATGAATATACTCAGAATTTGGCTTCTGAATTAGATGCTATCAATGAGAATATCAAAGAAAAAGATACAGCTGGATTAGCACCTAATACTACTTATACTCCTCCTCAGCAAATGGCTAGTATAGCTCCTGTTAAGACAACAACTACTACTACTAAAAAGAGTACTGTTCCTTATACTAGAAGTTCTTCAGCAGATTCTATATACTTTATACAGGTTGCTGTAGGTTATGACAAAGATAATACTTATTCTGCTAGAGATAGTTTAAAAGCTAAATTCCCAAAAGCTTTTATTAAAGAAGAAACTATGTCTGATGGAAAAATGATGTATAAGTTAAAAGTAGGCAGATATGAAACTAGAGAAGAAGCTCAAAAGGCTTTGGCTGAAATAAAAAAGATTCCAGCATATAAAGATAGTTACATTTATTCCGATAAGAAAGTAAGTTAA
- the coaE gene encoding dephospho-CoA kinase (Dephospho-CoA kinase (CoaE) performs the final step in coenzyme A biosynthesis.) — MKRNIVGVYGLICSGKSSFSKMLAKEMNALYIDADLIGHKALIENKDNIVKEFSSSILDENNNIDRKKLGDIVFCNAKKLKRLQELNYPYIENKVKEMVDSTDKDVVIEAALIMRSKIPSICSSLIYVNAKTSDIIKRMRKTRNISETEARKRLKMQRDVKNNRFDADILINNMKDYNNLIMISKKLGRYYGVKSKSKHGRKRRFY; from the coding sequence ATGAAAAGAAATATTGTAGGAGTATATGGACTAATATGCTCCGGAAAAAGTTCATTTTCTAAGATGCTTGCTAAGGAAATGAATGCATTATATATTGATGCCGATTTGATAGGGCATAAGGCTTTGATCGAAAATAAAGATAATATAGTAAAAGAATTTTCATCATCTATATTAGATGAAAATAATAATATAGACAGAAAAAAACTAGGTGATATAGTATTTTGTAATGCCAAAAAATTAAAAAGACTTCAGGAACTTAATTATCCCTATATAGAAAATAAAGTAAAAGAAATGGTTGATAGTACAGATAAAGATGTTGTTATAGAGGCAGCTCTCATTATGAGAAGTAAAATACCTTCTATATGCAGCAGCTTGATATATGTAAATGCAAAAACTTCTGATATTATCAAAAGAATGAGAAAAACTAGAAATATTTCAGAAACTGAAGCAAGAAAAAGATTAAAAATGCAAAGAGATGTTAAAAATAATAGATTCGATGCCGATATTCTAATAAACAACATGAAAGATTATAATAACTTAATTATGATCTCTAAAAAATTAGGAAGGTATTATGGAGTTAAATCAAAATCCAAACATGGAAGAAAAAGGCGCTTCTATTAA